One genomic window of Bartonella sp. HY038 includes the following:
- the metW gene encoding methionine biosynthesis protein MetW: MSDIANLSASLSRVDFDVIASLVQPQTRVLDVGCGNGSLLELLIERKKIDGRGVELSQEGVDLCMARGLSVIQGDADSDLIYYPDQAFDYVILSQTLQATRNPKNVLDNLLRIGKHVIVSIPNFGYWRVRASLLFRGRMPVTKELPYSWYDTPNIHFCTIEDFLDTVRELNGNIEERVVLKRSGERVSFRLPEAALNMFGQQAVFLLRR, translated from the coding sequence ATGAGTGACATAGCAAATCTTAGTGCCAGCCTTTCGCGTGTGGATTTTGACGTAATTGCCTCGCTAGTGCAGCCACAAACACGCGTCCTTGATGTTGGTTGCGGTAATGGCTCGTTGCTTGAATTGTTAATTGAGCGAAAAAAAATTGATGGGCGCGGTGTTGAATTATCACAAGAGGGCGTCGATCTTTGCATGGCACGCGGCCTATCGGTTATTCAAGGTGATGCCGATAGTGACCTTATTTATTATCCCGATCAAGCCTTTGATTATGTGATATTATCCCAAACCTTGCAGGCAACACGCAATCCTAAAAATGTACTCGATAATCTTCTGCGTATTGGCAAACATGTCATTGTGTCGATTCCCAATTTTGGCTATTGGCGAGTGCGCGCTTCACTGTTATTTCGCGGTAGAATGCCGGTTACCAAAGAATTACCTTATAGTTGGTATGACACGCCCAATATTCATTTTTGTACGATTGAGGATTTTTTGGATACGGTGCGTGAGTTAAATGGGAACATTGAGGAAAGAGTGGTGCTTAAACGCTCTGGTGAGCGGGTGAGTTTCCGGCTGCCTGAAGCTGCTCTTAATATGTTTGGGCAACAAGCTGTGTTTTTGTTGCGCCGTTAA
- a CDS encoding 2,3-bisphosphoglycerate-dependent phosphoglycerate mutase codes for MQRTLVLVRHGQSEWNLKNLFTGWRDPGLTEQGHQEAISAGQKLKAEGLQFNIAFTSALSRAQVTCQHILDEIGEPNLQTIRDQALNERDYGDLSGLNKDDARQKWGEDQVHIWRRSYDIAPPAGESLRDTGARVWPYYIHKIQPHVLRGESVLVAAHGNSLRALIMALEGLTPDEVVKLELATGVPIVYTLNADSTIATKKVLG; via the coding sequence ATGCAACGCACACTTGTACTTGTCCGTCATGGTCAAAGCGAATGGAATCTTAAAAATCTTTTTACTGGCTGGCGTGATCCAGGATTGACCGAGCAAGGTCATCAAGAGGCGATTAGCGCAGGGCAAAAATTAAAGGCAGAAGGACTTCAGTTTAATATTGCCTTTACTTCGGCTTTAAGCCGCGCACAGGTGACCTGCCAACATATTTTAGACGAGATTGGCGAGCCAAATTTGCAAACCATCCGCGACCAAGCTTTGAACGAGCGCGATTATGGTGATTTATCAGGTCTTAACAAAGATGATGCTCGCCAAAAATGGGGTGAAGATCAAGTTCATATTTGGCGCCGTTCCTATGATATTGCACCACCAGCAGGTGAAAGTTTACGTGATACTGGCGCGCGTGTTTGGCCTTATTATATCCATAAAATTCAACCGCATGTTTTGCGCGGTGAATCGGTGCTTGTTGCGGCCCATGGCAATTCATTACGGGCATTAATTATGGCACTTGAAGGCTTAACCCCTGATGAGGTGGTAAAGCTTGAGCTAGCGACTGGTGTGCCAATTGTTTATACCTTAAATGCTGATTCAACCATTGCGACTAAAAAAGTGCTTGGTTAA
- the mepA gene encoding penicillin-insensitive murein endopeptidase yields MRLNKKGGSMKKSFKFCLALCSLSLFGLFYAGSAQADQPAKQAFSAQKTPTGGEPKAIGFYSKGCLSGAMQMPIDGPNWQVMRLSRNRNWGHPTTIAFLQQLSRDAAKDGWRGLLIGDISQPRGGPMPQGHASHQIGMDADIWLMPMPARKLSAKERENMQGVSMLKGKSLYVDPKKWTPAHGFLIRDAASSPLVDRIFVHPGIKKQLCETATGDRAWLGKVRPYWGHIWHFHVRLKCQPGSPACVSQPPVPKGDGCGSALAWWFTDEPWVPKTPKKPTEEEEQPKEMMVSDLPKACAALLNE; encoded by the coding sequence ATGCGGTTAAATAAGAAAGGCGGCAGCATGAAAAAGAGTTTTAAATTTTGTCTGGCTTTATGTAGCCTAAGTCTGTTTGGTCTTTTTTATGCAGGTAGTGCACAAGCTGATCAGCCTGCAAAACAAGCATTTAGTGCCCAAAAAACGCCAACAGGCGGTGAGCCAAAGGCGATTGGGTTTTATTCCAAAGGCTGTTTATCAGGTGCAATGCAGATGCCCATTGATGGTCCCAATTGGCAAGTTATGCGTTTGTCGCGCAATCGCAATTGGGGACATCCAACGACAATTGCATTTTTGCAGCAATTATCACGTGACGCCGCCAAAGATGGTTGGCGCGGTTTATTAATTGGCGATATTTCACAGCCACGTGGTGGGCCAATGCCGCAAGGCCATGCCTCGCATCAAATTGGTATGGATGCCGATATTTGGTTGATGCCAATGCCAGCGCGTAAATTAAGCGCTAAAGAACGTGAAAATATGCAAGGCGTATCTATGCTTAAAGGTAAAAGCCTTTATGTTGACCCCAAAAAATGGACACCTGCCCATGGTTTTCTCATTCGAGATGCCGCCTCTAGCCCACTAGTCGATCGTATTTTTGTGCATCCTGGTATTAAAAAGCAGCTTTGTGAAACAGCAACGGGCGACCGTGCGTGGCTTGGCAAAGTGCGCCCTTATTGGGGGCATATTTGGCATTTTCATGTTCGGTTAAAATGCCAACCTGGATCTCCTGCTTGTGTTTCGCAACCGCCAGTACCCAAGGGTGATGGCTGTGGTTCTGCTTTAGCATGGTGGTTTACTGATGAGCCTTGGGTACCCAAAACACCTAAAAAGCCGACAGAGGAAGAAGAGCAACCAAAAGAAATGATGGTATCAGACTTACCAAAAGCTTGCGCTGCCCTGCTTAATGAATAG
- a CDS encoding homoserine O-acetyltransferase: MLAQAVQPDSKIVKFGPDNPLILDSGVTLSPFQIAYQDYGTLNADKSNAILICHALTGDQHVANDHPVTGKPGWWESLVGPGKIIDTNKYYVICSNVIGSCLGSSGPASLNPQTGLPYALDFPVITIGDMVRAQAMLVDHMGIDTLFAVIGGSMGGMQVLQWASSYHSRMFSAIVLASGARHSAQNIAFDEIGRQAIMADPNFHEGRYLEKGTVPRKGLGVARMTAHVTYLSEDALHRKFGRNLQNRSNITYGFDADFQIESYLRHQGSSFVERFDANSYLYLTRAMDYFDLASEHDGQLSKAFAGIKSRVFVASFSSDWLFSTKESRSFVHALNAAGAAVSFVEIETDKGHDAFLLDEPIMFSAINGFVASAAKARGLKDE; the protein is encoded by the coding sequence ATGCTTGCCCAAGCGGTGCAGCCTGACAGCAAAATTGTCAAGTTTGGCCCCGATAATCCCCTTATTCTTGATAGCGGTGTGACATTATCACCCTTTCAAATTGCCTATCAGGACTATGGCACTTTAAATGCAGATAAAAGCAATGCTATTCTTATTTGCCATGCTTTAACCGGCGATCAACATGTTGCTAATGATCATCCCGTTACCGGTAAACCGGGTTGGTGGGAATCATTGGTTGGCCCTGGCAAAATAATCGATACAAACAAATATTATGTTATTTGCTCCAATGTTATTGGTTCATGTTTAGGTTCATCTGGCCCAGCATCGCTTAATCCGCAAACAGGACTTCCTTACGCACTTGATTTTCCAGTCATTACCATTGGTGATATGGTACGGGCGCAAGCCATGCTTGTCGATCATATGGGTATTGATACATTATTTGCGGTTATTGGTGGCTCCATGGGCGGCATGCAAGTGTTGCAATGGGCATCAAGCTATCATAGTCGTATGTTCTCGGCGATTGTTTTGGCAAGTGGCGCACGCCATTCAGCGCAAAATATTGCCTTTGATGAAATTGGTCGGCAAGCGATTATGGCTGACCCCAATTTTCATGAAGGGCGCTATTTAGAAAAAGGCACTGTACCACGCAAAGGTTTAGGTGTTGCGCGTATGACTGCCCATGTCACCTATTTGTCAGAAGATGCCTTACATCGCAAATTTGGTCGCAATTTGCAAAATCGCAGTAATATCACCTATGGATTTGATGCAGATTTCCAGATCGAAAGCTATTTACGCCACCAAGGAAGTTCTTTTGTTGAGCGTTTTGACGCTAATTCCTATCTCTACCTCACCCGTGCTATGGACTATTTTGATCTTGCTAGCGAGCATGATGGCCAATTGTCAAAAGCCTTTGCGGGCATTAAATCGCGGGTGTTTGTTGCTTCTTTTTCATCTGATTGGTTGTTTTCTACCAAAGAAAGCCGCAGTTTTGTTCACGCGCTAAATGCTGCGGGGGCAGCGGTTTCCTTTGTTGAAATTGAAACCGATAAAGGACATGACGCATTTTTACTGGATGAACCAATAATGTTTTCGGCAATTAATGGTTTTGTTGCATCGGCTGCTAAAGCAAGAGGGCTAAAAGATGAGTGA
- the queG gene encoding tRNA epoxyqueuosine(34) reductase QueG, translating into MQTLTFDKAVKLKQFIASEAKAHGFDLFAIANPKSVLDAGDRLKIAVEHGYHGDMEWMKETLERRQSPQNLWPEVRSVIMLGVNYGPEHDPRLDANSTDKGNISVYARHRDYHDLIKGRLKQLASRFASRAGGEVKVFVDTAPVMEKPLAVAAGLGWQGKHTNLVSREFGAWLFLGSIFTTLELPVDEAEIDRCGSCKACLNSCPTNAFPAPYQLDARRCISYLTIELKEQIPHEFRKAIGNRIYGCDECLAACPWNKFAQHTNEIKLQARPELMEPDLRFFLGFDDANFRQFFSGSPIKRIGRNRFIRNVLLAAGNSNDRTFIEDIKAHLNDGDVLVRSMAVWALKELMSSNEFDGLRQLHMRQENDDMVKIEWGIMS; encoded by the coding sequence ATGCAGACCTTGACTTTTGATAAGGCTGTAAAGCTTAAACAATTTATTGCTAGCGAAGCAAAGGCGCATGGTTTTGACCTTTTTGCCATTGCTAATCCAAAATCGGTACTTGATGCCGGTGATCGTTTAAAGATAGCGGTTGAGCATGGCTATCATGGCGATATGGAATGGATGAAAGAGACACTGGAACGGCGTCAATCCCCACAAAATCTTTGGCCAGAAGTGCGTTCTGTCATTATGCTGGGGGTTAATTATGGACCAGAGCATGATCCACGCTTGGATGCAAACAGTACGGATAAGGGAAATATATCCGTTTATGCTCGCCATCGTGATTATCATGATTTAATCAAAGGGCGGCTTAAACAACTAGCATCGCGTTTTGCTTCACGCGCTGGCGGTGAGGTTAAGGTTTTTGTAGATACCGCACCAGTGATGGAAAAGCCTTTGGCTGTTGCTGCAGGGCTTGGCTGGCAGGGAAAGCATACCAATCTTGTTAGCCGCGAATTTGGTGCTTGGTTGTTTTTAGGCTCTATTTTTACAACCCTTGAGCTGCCCGTTGATGAAGCCGAAATTGACCGCTGCGGCTCCTGCAAAGCCTGTCTTAATTCTTGCCCGACCAATGCTTTTCCAGCTCCCTATCAATTAGATGCACGCCGTTGCATATCTTATCTGACGATCGAGCTTAAAGAGCAAATCCCGCATGAATTTCGTAAAGCCATTGGTAACCGTATTTATGGTTGCGATGAATGTTTAGCTGCCTGCCCATGGAATAAGTTTGCCCAGCACACCAATGAGATTAAATTGCAAGCACGGCCAGAACTTATGGAACCAGATTTGCGGTTTTTCCTTGGTTTTGATGATGCGAATTTTCGCCAGTTTTTTTCGGGCTCACCAATAAAACGCATTGGGCGAAATAGGTTCATTCGCAATGTGTTATTGGCAGCTGGTAATAGCAATGATAGAACATTTATTGAGGATATTAAGGCGCATTTAAATGATGGTGATGTTCTTGTACGTTCTATGGCGGTTTGGGCATTAAAGGAACTTATGTCATCAAACGAATTTGATGGCCTTCGCCAATTGCACATGCGCCAAGAAAATGATGATATGGTTAAAATTGAATGGGGAATAATGTCATGA
- the glk gene encoding glucokinase, with protein sequence MHEEKSIIFPVLIADIGGTNARFAYLTDSASELLLFDSLKTADFDNIDQAIKRNILPHLKKSPKTLIIAWAGPIDGVAPKLTNSTWFIDKQALAKSLDLKAICLLNDFEAQALATTVLPAAHLQQIGGKIHGSNASRAILGPGTGLGVAGLISFKWQYLPIAGEGGHIDFPLKGEDEIALFKYLPLLEGRLTAEEVLSGRGLLAIYHALCKKNGVVIDFTSADKVSHAALHDNNHLARQAIDLFLKWLARIAGDIALIFKAKGGVYIGGGIVPRLLPLLDESIFRDEFENKAPHQWLMQDMPIFIIKDSNSALTGMAGLAKKPKDYLVNIDYFS encoded by the coding sequence ATGCACGAGGAAAAATCAATTATCTTTCCTGTTTTAATTGCCGATATTGGTGGTACTAATGCGCGCTTTGCTTATCTAACAGATAGTGCAAGTGAACTTTTGTTGTTTGATAGTTTAAAAACTGCTGATTTTGATAATATAGATCAGGCGATTAAGCGTAATATTTTACCTCATCTTAAAAAATCTCCTAAAACACTCATCATTGCTTGGGCAGGGCCAATTGATGGGGTGGCACCAAAGCTCACTAATTCCACGTGGTTTATTGATAAACAAGCCTTGGCCAAAAGTTTGGATTTAAAAGCCATATGTTTGCTAAATGATTTTGAGGCACAGGCTTTAGCCACAACAGTTTTACCAGCTGCACACTTGCAGCAAATTGGCGGTAAAATACATGGAAGCAATGCATCGCGGGCAATTTTAGGTCCAGGTACAGGCCTTGGTGTTGCTGGGCTTATTTCATTTAAATGGCAATATTTACCAATTGCTGGTGAAGGTGGGCATATCGATTTTCCTTTAAAGGGTGAAGATGAAATTGCGCTTTTTAAATATCTACCATTACTTGAAGGGCGCTTAACGGCAGAAGAAGTTTTAAGTGGGCGTGGGCTTTTAGCCATATATCATGCACTTTGCAAAAAGAATGGTGTTGTGATTGATTTTACATCTGCCGACAAGGTCAGCCATGCAGCTTTACATGACAATAATCATTTGGCACGGCAAGCGATAGATTTGTTTTTAAAGTGGTTGGCGCGTATTGCTGGCGATATTGCACTTATTTTTAAGGCAAAGGGCGGCGTTTATATTGGCGGTGGCATTGTACCACGGCTTTTGCCTTTGCTTGATGAAAGTATATTTCGTGATGAATTTGAAAATAAAGCACCCCATCAATGGTTGATGCAGGATATGCCAATTTTTATCATAAAGGATTCAAATTCTGCTTTAACAGGCATGGCAGGTTTGGCTAAAAAACCAAAGGATTATTTAGTGAATATTGATTATTTTTCTTAA
- a CDS encoding DMT family transporter, with the protein MANNRTNNSRDVLLVLLFVSCLASGGIFVRMSDLGPINTGLWRIVFSIPILLPFLLYEKSTTSYKPLSGKDFILLAIAGGFLAGDLAIWNISFHYTTVANANLLANFVPLIIIPVCYFIYKEPISRNFFLGAIVILIGVVLLVSGKSTITSVNLLGDSLAFLTSIFYALFLLMVYKLRNRTSAVQIMFYSGLGSIVTLFFICLMTEGIQFPNTWYAFFPILGLTVFSQILGQGGLSYSLGRISASFASILVLTQPVISAIYAFLFFHESLTWMEVLAMFIVLVGIYLVKRK; encoded by the coding sequence GTGGCAAATAATAGAACCAATAATAGCCGTGATGTTTTGCTTGTTCTGCTATTTGTTAGCTGCTTGGCATCAGGTGGTATTTTTGTGCGAATGAGTGATCTAGGGCCGATTAATACTGGCCTATGGCGCATTGTATTTAGTATTCCAATTTTACTGCCATTTTTACTTTATGAAAAATCAACAACAAGCTATAAGCCACTATCGGGCAAGGATTTTATCCTTTTGGCAATTGCCGGAGGCTTTTTGGCCGGCGATTTAGCAATTTGGAATATTTCTTTTCATTATACAACTGTTGCTAATGCCAATCTTTTAGCCAATTTTGTACCTTTGATTATTATTCCAGTATGTTATTTTATTTATAAAGAGCCAATATCGCGCAATTTCTTTTTGGGGGCGATTGTTATTCTAATTGGCGTAGTCTTGCTAGTTAGCGGTAAATCCACAATTACATCAGTTAATCTGCTTGGTGATAGTCTTGCCTTTTTAACCTCGATATTTTACGCGCTATTTTTGTTGATGGTTTATAAATTGCGTAACCGTACTAGTGCTGTACAGATCATGTTCTATAGTGGTCTTGGTTCAATTGTGACACTATTTTTCATATGCTTGATGACTGAAGGCATTCAATTTCCCAATACATGGTATGCTTTTTTCCCAATTCTTGGACTAACGGTTTTTTCTCAAATTTTAGGGCAAGGCGGCTTAAGTTACAGTTTGGGGCGTATTTCTGCCTCTTTTGCCTCTATTCTTGTTTTAACTCAGCCGGTTATTTCGGCAATTTATGCGTTTTTGTTTTTCCATGAAAGTTTGACATGGATGGAAGTACTGGCAATGTTTATCGTTTTGGTTGGAATTTATCTCGTTAAAAGGAAATAG
- the dapB gene encoding 4-hydroxy-tetrahydrodipicolinate reductase codes for MRLAVVGAGGRMGRELIRTINEIDGAELGAAIERSGSDLIGKDAGLLAGLEENGIKITDDALAAFAAVDGVIDFTSPVSSLVYAGFAAQARIVHVIGTTGFEQKDEAAILAASRHAKIVKSGNMSLGVNLLASLVKQAAKALDIDDFDIEVVEMHHRKKVDAPSGTALLLGDAAAKGREQNLNEVSVRGRDGITGAREAGTIGFAALRGGTVIGEHSVIFAGENERIVLSHIAENRSIFARGAIKAALWAQDKPHGLYSMADVLGLEA; via the coding sequence ATGCGGCTTGCAGTTGTGGGTGCCGGTGGGCGTATGGGGCGCGAATTAATTCGCACAATTAACGAAATTGACGGCGCAGAACTAGGCGCTGCAATTGAGCGTAGTGGCTCCGACCTTATTGGCAAAGATGCAGGGCTTCTGGCTGGACTGGAAGAAAATGGCATAAAAATAACCGATGATGCATTGGCAGCTTTTGCAGCAGTTGATGGCGTTATCGATTTTACATCACCTGTTTCTAGTCTTGTTTATGCTGGCTTTGCAGCACAAGCGCGCATTGTCCATGTTATTGGTACAACGGGATTTGAACAAAAAGACGAAGCGGCTATTTTAGCGGCTTCCCGCCATGCAAAGATTGTTAAATCCGGTAATATGAGCCTTGGGGTCAATCTTTTGGCAAGCCTTGTCAAGCAAGCAGCAAAAGCCTTAGATATAGATGACTTTGATATTGAAGTGGTGGAGATGCATCACCGTAAAAAGGTTGATGCGCCATCAGGTACCGCGCTTTTATTGGGTGATGCCGCAGCAAAAGGACGCGAGCAAAACTTAAACGAAGTAAGTGTGCGTGGCCGCGATGGTATTACTGGTGCGCGTGAAGCGGGCACAATTGGTTTTGCCGCCTTGCGTGGTGGCACAGTAATTGGTGAACATTCAGTTATATTTGCGGGTGAAAACGAACGCATTGTTTTATCGCATATTGCCGAAAATCGCTCAATTTTTGCTCGTGGGGCAATAAAAGCTGCACTTTGGGCGCAAGACAAGCCGCATGGCCTTTATTCTATGGCTGATGTGTTGGGGCTTGAAGCTTAG
- a CDS encoding glutathione S-transferase family protein — MLTLFQHPMSSASRFIRLILNEYGVATNLIEEYEWANRREFKALNLAGTVPVLLAEGEVAICGATVICEYLDETRGTFNRGAPFFPQNPLERAEVRRVIDWFLNKFENEATVHIVRERVYKGEMTTAQGGGAPDSTILRNARNNIRPHMQYLDWLAATRDWIGGYTLTYGDLAAAASISVLDYMGEIDWSHYPAARDWYARLKSRPSFRPLLNDRIRGLMPVAHYADLDF; from the coding sequence ATGCTGACGCTTTTTCAACATCCCATGTCTTCTGCCTCGCGCTTTATCCGCCTTATTCTCAATGAATACGGGGTTGCTACCAATTTGATTGAAGAATATGAATGGGCAAATCGTCGTGAATTCAAAGCATTAAACTTAGCTGGTACTGTACCTGTATTGCTTGCAGAGGGCGAAGTTGCCATTTGTGGCGCAACAGTCATTTGCGAATATCTTGATGAAACACGCGGTACTTTTAATCGTGGCGCACCATTTTTTCCGCAAAATCCGTTGGAACGCGCCGAAGTGCGCCGCGTTATTGACTGGTTTTTAAATAAGTTTGAAAATGAGGCTACTGTCCATATTGTTCGTGAACGAGTTTATAAAGGTGAAATGACCACAGCCCAAGGTGGTGGTGCACCTGATTCGACCATTTTGCGCAACGCACGTAATAATATTCGCCCCCATATGCAATATTTGGATTGGCTTGCCGCGACGCGTGATTGGATTGGCGGTTATACGCTAACCTATGGTGATCTTGCTGCTGCCGCTTCTATATCAGTGCTTGATTATATGGGCGAAATTGATTGGAGCCATTATCCCGCCGCACGTGATTGGTATGCTCGCTTAAAGTCTCGCCCGTCCTTCCGCCCATTGTTAAATGATCGCATTCGTGGTCTTATGCCGGTCGCTCATTATGCAGACCTTGACTTTTGA
- a CDS encoding SDR family oxidoreductase, which yields MKFFIFGAGFSARAFARLNKEAVAGTTRKFDKFELLEDANVKPYIFDGINLSAEIIAELSDTTHLIVSAAPNETGDPVLQVKDIDVLLPKLQWIGYLSTVGVYGDHQGNVVDEESSCKPTTERNQMRVIVEQNWLDLGKKLNAKVAILRLGGIYGAGRNAFNKLKNGTANRIIKPGQKFSRIHSDDIADVLHYFAQHHLGGIFNVADDEPSPPQDVITYAAEIMGVEPPVEVPFEKADLSPMARSFYGDNKVVSNKKLRQSGYDFKYPNYRDALNGMWRDNSWERE from the coding sequence ATGAAGTTTTTTATTTTTGGTGCAGGATTTAGCGCACGAGCTTTTGCAAGGCTAAATAAAGAAGCGGTAGCAGGTACAACGCGCAAATTTGATAAATTTGAGCTTTTGGAAGATGCTAATGTAAAGCCCTATATTTTTGATGGCATCAATTTAAGCGCGGAAATTATCGCAGAACTATCCGACACCACTCATCTTATTGTTTCTGCGGCGCCCAATGAAACAGGCGACCCAGTATTACAAGTTAAAGACATTGATGTGTTGTTACCAAAATTGCAATGGATTGGCTATTTATCAACCGTTGGCGTTTATGGTGACCATCAAGGCAATGTGGTTGATGAAGAAAGCAGTTGCAAGCCAACGACGGAACGCAATCAAATGCGGGTTATTGTTGAGCAAAATTGGCTTGATTTGGGCAAGAAACTTAATGCCAAGGTTGCAATTTTACGTTTGGGCGGCATTTATGGTGCTGGCCGCAATGCCTTTAATAAGCTTAAAAATGGCACTGCTAACCGGATTATTAAGCCTGGGCAAAAATTTAGCCGCATCCATAGCGATGATATTGCCGATGTTTTACACTATTTTGCACAACATCATTTAGGCGGCATTTTTAATGTTGCGGATGATGAGCCTTCACCACCGCAAGATGTCATTACTTATGCAGCTGAAATTATGGGTGTTGAGCCGCCGGTTGAAGTACCCTTTGAAAAAGCAGATTTGTCACCCATGGCACGCTCTTTTTATGGCGATAACAAGGTTGTCTCCAATAAAAAATTAAGACAAAGTGGTTATGATTTCAAATATCCAAACTATCGCGATGCGCTTAATGGCATGTGGCGTGATAATAGTTGGGAAAGGGAATAA
- a CDS encoding GntR family transcriptional regulator, with translation MEKTLQEPIADNIAKILAERIIRGEMQADEKLRQDHIAIEFSTSHVPVREAFRRLEAMGLVVSLPRRGVRVSSFTKDDMREVAQMRASLEALALRHAAPHLTPAILEKAEELTSLGEAARDVATWEDANRQFHRSILAPCNMPRLMSTIDELHIASARFVFSGWRAEWEAPSDRDHRAILDALRKNNIDLAVSVLARHIDWKRA, from the coding sequence ATGGAAAAAACGCTTCAAGAACCAATCGCTGATAATATTGCTAAAATCCTTGCCGAGCGAATTATTCGCGGCGAGATGCAAGCTGATGAAAAACTGCGGCAAGACCATATCGCAATTGAGTTTTCAACCAGCCATGTGCCGGTGCGTGAAGCGTTTCGCCGTTTAGAAGCTATGGGCTTGGTGGTAAGCTTACCAAGGCGCGGCGTTAGGGTTTCTTCCTTTACTAAGGATGACATGCGCGAAGTGGCGCAAATGCGCGCATCATTAGAGGCTTTGGCTTTGCGCCATGCAGCTCCACATTTAACGCCTGCCATTTTAGAAAAGGCTGAAGAATTAACAAGTTTGGGAGAGGCGGCCCGCGATGTTGCTACTTGGGAAGATGCTAATCGGCAATTTCACCGCTCTATCCTTGCGCCTTGTAACATGCCGCGATTAATGAGCACGATTGATGAATTGCATATTGCTAGCGCACGCTTTGTTTTTTCTGGCTGGCGAGCCGAATGGGAAGCACCAAGTGACCGCGATCACCGTGCTATTTTAGATGCTTTACGCAAAAATAATATCGATTTAGCAGTAAGTGTCCTTGCTCGCCATATCGACTGGAAACGTGCATAA
- a CDS encoding phosphotransferase enzyme family protein, with the protein MFYTRHRLAFLAALVKDNIRHWGFHSNAEVSLLTYSENAAFIIQDKGQKRVLRVYRPHYHSNAEILSELQFMQKVEQQGNIILPHIYKTKDNQYFLTISAEGIDWRIACFSFIEGIEPKISDNLPQWFEKLGGLAAHLHSITRDWPSQDANSQNIFTRKSWGYETMIGKNAYWGNWRAARLDEKNKALLEICDAQLKNACEALTNKGTKFSLLHADLRLANLLMHGNELAIIDFDDCGFSWLGLDFANAISFIENEPIVPLLQDQWLSGYSKVSEPDKDMIESLPHLIMMRRMQLTAWLMSHSETSTAITLNDQFGCITSHLAKIYLNKHG; encoded by the coding sequence ATGTTTTATACCCGTCACAGATTAGCGTTTTTAGCCGCCCTTGTTAAGGATAATATTAGGCATTGGGGTTTTCACTCCAATGCTGAAGTTTCTTTGCTTACCTATTCGGAAAATGCTGCCTTTATTATTCAAGATAAGGGGCAAAAACGTGTGCTTCGTGTTTATCGACCGCATTATCATAGCAATGCAGAGATATTAAGCGAATTGCAATTCATGCAAAAGGTTGAACAACAAGGCAATATTATTTTGCCCCATATTTATAAAACCAAAGATAATCAATATTTTTTAACGATTAGTGCAGAAGGCATTGATTGGCGAATTGCCTGTTTTTCATTTATCGAAGGTATTGAGCCTAAAATATCTGATAATTTACCACAATGGTTTGAAAAGTTGGGTGGATTAGCGGCGCATTTACATAGCATAACACGAGACTGGCCATCTCAAGATGCTAATAGTCAAAATATTTTTACCCGCAAAAGCTGGGGCTATGAAACCATGATTGGTAAAAATGCCTATTGGGGTAATTGGCGAGCAGCAAGGCTTGACGAAAAAAATAAAGCCTTACTTGAAATTTGCGATGCACAATTAAAAAATGCCTGTGAAGCGCTAACAAATAAAGGCACCAAATTTTCGCTTTTACACGCCGATTTGCGCCTTGCCAATTTGCTTATGCATGGGAACGAATTAGCGATTATTGATTTTGACGATTGCGGCTTTTCTTGGCTTGGTTTGGATTTTGCCAATGCTATTAGTTTTATTGAAAATGAGCCGATCGTGCCCTTGTTGCAAGATCAATGGTTGAGTGGCTATTCAAAGGTAAGTGAGCCCGATAAAGATATGATTGAATCCTTGCCTCATCTCATCATGATGCGGCGCATGCAGCTAACCGCTTGGTTGATGAGCCATAGTGAAACGTCTACGGCTATCACACTAAATGATCAATTTGGCTGTATAACAAGCCATCTTGCCAAAATATATTTAAACAAGCATGGTTGA